A genomic segment from Brevundimonas sp. SORGH_AS_0993 encodes:
- a CDS encoding pyridoxal phosphate-dependent aminotransferase — translation MSSLQSSALARVKPSATIAVTAQARKLKAEGRDVIGLGAGEPDFDTPDNIKQAAIDAIHRGETKYTDADGMPDLKKAIVAKFARENGLAYDVSQIHVAPGGKPVIFNAMVATLNPGDEVIVPAPYWVSYPDMVLLAGGEPVTVIGEEKDGFKLLPTTLEAAITPRTKWLILNSPSNPTGAAYTRAELEALAEVLRRHPHVWVLTDDMYEHLVYGDFEYTTIAQVAPDLIDRTLTVNGVSKAYAMTGWRIGYAGGPKPLIDLMRKVASQTTSNPTSISQWAAVEALNGLQDFIPQRKAAFEKRRDLVVSMLNQAAGITCATPEGAFYVYPSIAGLIGKTTEGGVVIDGDSTFAAELLNAEGVAVVQGEAFGLSPYFRISYATSDAVLEEACTRIQRFTASLR, via the coding sequence ATGTCCAGCCTGCAATCTTCCGCCCTCGCCCGTGTCAAGCCTTCGGCCACCATCGCCGTGACCGCCCAGGCGCGTAAGCTGAAAGCGGAAGGCCGCGACGTCATCGGCCTGGGCGCCGGCGAACCCGATTTCGACACGCCGGACAACATCAAACAGGCCGCCATCGACGCGATCCATCGCGGCGAGACCAAATACACCGACGCCGACGGCATGCCCGACTTGAAGAAGGCCATTGTCGCCAAGTTCGCCCGCGAAAACGGCCTGGCCTACGACGTGTCGCAAATCCACGTCGCCCCTGGCGGCAAGCCGGTCATCTTCAACGCCATGGTGGCCACCCTGAACCCCGGTGACGAGGTCATCGTGCCCGCCCCCTATTGGGTCAGCTATCCGGACATGGTGCTGCTGGCCGGGGGCGAACCCGTCACCGTGATCGGCGAGGAGAAGGACGGCTTCAAACTGCTGCCCACCACGCTGGAAGCGGCGATCACGCCCAGGACCAAGTGGCTGATCCTGAACAGCCCGTCCAACCCCACCGGCGCCGCCTATACCCGCGCCGAGCTGGAAGCCCTGGCCGAGGTCCTGCGCCGCCACCCCCACGTCTGGGTGCTGACCGACGACATGTACGAACACCTCGTCTATGGCGACTTCGAATACACAACCATCGCCCAGGTGGCGCCGGACCTGATCGACCGCACCCTGACGGTGAACGGCGTGTCGAAAGCCTACGCCATGACCGGCTGGCGCATCGGCTACGCCGGCGGGCCCAAGCCGCTGATCGACCTGATGCGCAAGGTCGCCAGCCAAACCACCTCCAACCCGACCAGCATCAGCCAGTGGGCGGCGGTCGAGGCGCTGAACGGCCTGCAGGACTTTATCCCCCAGCGCAAGGCCGCCTTCGAAAAGCGCCGCGATCTGGTCGTGTCGATGCTCAACCAGGCGGCTGGCATCACCTGCGCCACGCCGGAAGGCGCCTTCTACGTCTATCCGTCCATCGCCGGCCTGATCGGCAAGACGACCGAAGGCGGCGTGGTCATCGACGGCGATTCCACCTTCGCCGCCGAACTGTTGAATGCAGAAGGGGTCGCCGTGGTCCAGGGCGAAGCGTTCGGTCTCAGCCCCTATTTCCGCATCAGCTACGCCACCTCCGACGCCGTGCTGGAAGAGGCTTGCACGCGCATCCAGCGCTTCACCGCCTCGCTACGCTGA
- a CDS encoding histidine kinase famiy protein: MTDKSKDTIGGHAGAHLSHWRQSVISEPGFADQSDVFFAAIQMTRMPMIISDPRQPDNPIAFANNAFLDLTGYEEKEVVGRNCRFLQGPGTDRETVREMREAIEAKRALAVEVLNYRRDGTPFWNAVFIGPIFDEKGELLYFFASQLDVTRRRESEQVSRQAQKMEAIGQLTAGLAHDFNNLLQVVGGSLERISAAPDDVDRVKRFVAVATTAAERGAKLTQQLLAFARRSRLEPKGVDLTDLVSSISDLLDSAVGSKIDLSLHLRRRLPRVMVDPVHLEMALLNVLVNARDASRQGGAVTVSTEPLSLNGDAAARHLAPGDYVTLTVADRGEGMPDHVLARATEPFFTTKPAGQGTGLGLAMAHGFAQQSGGRMEIESEPGKGTTVRLIFPVAAPADDDVQAPRGRFRPDAVDDDTPPRILVVDDNAEIAALARDTLVETGYEVAVALSGEEGLALFAAAQKEGAPFDLVFTDVVMPGGMNGLVFASQIRERSETAAVLMTTGYNDQMALDGPQAEAMDVLGKPYRRNELIDRVQTALKQGPRKGPGRRTSDFGIATA, from the coding sequence GACCGATAAGAGCAAGGACACGATTGGCGGACACGCGGGGGCGCATTTGAGCCACTGGCGCCAAAGCGTCATCAGCGAGCCCGGCTTCGCGGACCAGAGCGACGTCTTCTTCGCCGCCATCCAGATGACGCGGATGCCGATGATCATTTCGGATCCGCGTCAGCCGGACAATCCCATCGCCTTCGCCAACAACGCCTTCCTCGACTTGACGGGTTATGAGGAAAAGGAGGTCGTCGGTCGCAACTGCCGCTTTCTGCAAGGGCCAGGCACCGACCGCGAAACCGTCCGTGAAATGCGCGAGGCCATCGAGGCTAAACGCGCCTTGGCGGTAGAGGTGCTCAACTACCGCCGGGACGGAACGCCGTTCTGGAACGCCGTCTTCATCGGGCCGATCTTCGACGAGAAGGGCGAACTGCTCTATTTCTTCGCCAGTCAGTTGGATGTCACCCGCCGGCGTGAGAGCGAGCAGGTGTCGCGCCAGGCGCAGAAGATGGAGGCCATCGGCCAGCTGACGGCCGGCCTGGCGCACGATTTCAACAATCTTCTGCAGGTGGTCGGCGGCAGTCTGGAGCGCATCAGCGCAGCGCCCGACGATGTGGATCGGGTGAAGCGTTTCGTCGCCGTGGCCACCACGGCGGCCGAGCGCGGGGCCAAGCTGACCCAGCAGCTTCTGGCCTTCGCCCGTCGCAGCCGGCTGGAGCCGAAGGGCGTCGATCTGACCGACCTGGTCAGTTCCATCTCTGACCTCCTGGACAGCGCGGTCGGGTCGAAGATCGATCTGTCGCTGCACCTGCGCCGTCGCCTGCCGCGCGTGATGGTCGACCCGGTCCACCTTGAGATGGCCCTGCTGAACGTTCTGGTGAACGCGCGCGACGCTTCCCGCCAAGGCGGGGCCGTGACGGTCAGCACCGAGCCGCTGAGCCTGAACGGGGACGCCGCCGCGCGCCATCTGGCGCCGGGCGACTATGTCACCCTGACTGTCGCCGACCGGGGCGAAGGCATGCCCGACCATGTGCTGGCGCGGGCGACCGAACCCTTCTTCACGACCAAGCCGGCCGGGCAGGGCACCGGACTGGGCCTGGCGATGGCCCACGGATTCGCCCAGCAGTCGGGCGGACGGATGGAGATCGAGTCGGAGCCGGGCAAGGGCACGACGGTGCGCCTGATCTTCCCTGTCGCGGCCCCAGCCGACGACGATGTCCAGGCGCCGAGGGGGCGCTTCAGGCCCGACGCGGTGGACGACGACACGCCGCCGCGGATTCTGGTCGTGGACGACAACGCCGAGATCGCCGCCCTGGCCCGCGATACGCTGGTGGAGACCGGCTATGAGGTGGCGGTGGCGCTGAGCGGCGAGGAGGGGCTGGCCCTGTTCGCGGCCGCCCAGAAGGAGGGCGCGCCGTTCGACCTGGTCTTCACCGACGTGGTCATGCCCGGCGGGATGAACGGCCTGGTGTTCGCCAGCCAGATTCGGGAACGCAGCGAGACCGCCGCCGTCCTGATGACCACCGGCTACAACGATCAGATGGCGCTGGACGGGCCGCAGGCCGAGGCGATGGACGTGCTGGGCAAGCCCTATCGTCGCAACGAGTTGATCGACCGGGTCCAGACCGCCCTGAAACAAGGGCCGCGCAAGGGGCCGGGCCGCCGCACTTCCGACTTCGGAATTGCGACGGCCTGA